In Aliidongia dinghuensis, the genomic window TGAACGATGATCGTCCCTGCTGCCGCCGCTTCTCGCAGCACCGCCGCTTCCATAGGGTTTGGAGAGCCTGGCGCGAAGCCCGCCGAAACGATGCCCTCGGCGCCGGCTGCGAGGGCAGCCTTCGCGAGCACGTCGTCGCTACCGGCATAGGCGTAGAGGATGTCCACCCGTGGCAGGGCCTCGATACCGGCGATATCGAACTCGGTATCGGGAGCGCGGCGGCGCGTTGGCGTCCGATAGAACACGACACGATCGGAATCGGCCTGCCCGATGGGGCCGTGAACCGGCGAATGGAAGCTGTGCAGCCGGGTCGTGGACCCTTTCGTCACGTCGCGCGCGGAATGAACCTCGTCGTTGAGTAGGACCAACACACCGAGCCCGCGCGCCTCATCGCTGGCCGCGACGCGTATGGCGTTGCGCAGGTTCAACCCGGCGTCGCTCGATAAGCCGTTCCATGGTCGCTGTGCGCCCACCACGACGACGGGTACGTCGACTTTGAGCGTCAGATGCAGAAAGAAGGCGGTTTCCTCGAGCGTCGCGGTGCCATGGAGAATGACGATGCCGGCAACGCCTGGGTCCTGTTCGACGATATTGCCGCAAAGCACGACCAAAGACCGCCATTCTGGAAAGCCGATCCGCGTGCTCGACACTGAGAGGAACGGGACCGGGTAGCATTCCGGATCATTCGCTCCCCTCGGCAGTCGGTCGAGGATCTCGGCCGCATCGAGCATCTTTCCGGTGGCGTCATAGTCATGGAGGTCGAACACGTCACGCCCGATCGAGCTGATCGTGCCCCCGGTTCCCACAATGGCGATGCGACCTTGGGCCATGCCGCGCATTCCTTCACTCGGTTCCGGCTCAATCCAGTGACGTGGGTGCCGAAGCGGCCGGGGCATCGACCTTCCCACGGTTCGCAACGATGGCCGCGAAGCGGTCGACGTCCTCGAAGGTGTTGAACAGGCCGAACGAGATCCGGATACCGTCGCGCTCGGGCGTCACGCGGACCTGCTGGCTGGCGAAATATTCAGGCCACCCTTCGCCCGGCAGGTTTGCGACATAGATATGCGGCGCACGGTCTTTGGCGGCCCGAGGACCGACGAGCGGAATGCCCAACTCGTCGAGATGGCCGATCAAGTGGTCGCCAAGCTCGTACAGATGGGCCTCGATCGCATCGACGCCGACGCTCTCGATGAGATCGAGCGATGCATCCAGGGCGTGGATGTCCGAGATATTGAAGTTGCCGATTTCAAAACGGCCGGCGCCAGGCTTCAGGGCCATATTGTCGGCGCGCGCGATGAGATCGCCCGGAGGGTTGGCTAATCCGGAAAACGCCAGATAGGCCGGCTGCATTTCCTCGAGCTCCTCTTTGCAATAGAGGATGCCCAGGCCCTGAGGCGTGAGCAGGCCCTTATGGCAGCCTGACCCGACGAAGCTGGCGCTGAGCGCCTTTACATCCAAGCGCAGCACGCCCGTCGACTGCATGGCGTCCACCACCAGATAGAGGCCGTGTTCGGCGCAGAACTTGCCGATTGAATCCAGGTTGAAGCGGTGGCCGGCATGAAAGGTGACGTGGGACAACGAGATCGCCCGCGTCCGCTTGTCGACATAGGGCTCGAACATCTCCGCCGTCGCCGTTTCCCCCGTTAGCGGGATAAAACGAATCTCGACACCTTTTCGCCGAAGGTTGAGGAATGCGTAGGCGTTGTTCGGATGGTCGCCCTCGACCAGCAAGACGTTGTCGCCCGGTGCCAGCGGCAATGCGTTGGCGGCGATGTTCATGCCCTCCGACGTATTCTTGGTGAACGCGATTTCGCCCGGGGCGGCGTTGAGGAGCTTCGCCACGCGGCCCCGGGTCCGCTCGATGCGATCGAGCCACACGGACTTCGGTCCGGCGGACTCGTAGCCCTCGGTATAGAAGCGCATCAGCGCGTCCCGCACGCTCGATGCCAATGGCGTCTGATAGGCCGAGTCCAAGTAGAGAAAGCGCTCGGTCACCGGAAATTGGCTGCGAACGGCGGCGACGTCGTAGTGTCTCGACATTGTGTTTCTCCAAACGCGGGACGGCGGGAACATCGCTCTGAAAGGCGCGTCCTCCCGCCAAGCCCCGCGTGATTTCTCAGTCTATGAAGGACGGGATGGGATGGCTGGCGGCGAGCTGCCGGAACAGGTCGACGCGCGCGCGATCGATCGAGGCCGTTGGACCTGCAACGAAAACTGCCGCCAGCTCCCGGCCCAAACGCGAGAAATCCTCAGCGTCGAAGCCGCGGATCGTGAGCGCGATGGTGCCGAAACGGAACGCCGTCCGAGGCTGTCCGGCGTGATCGGGCGCCCGCATGGCGTTGCCGAGAACGCCATATTCGCCAAGCTTTGCCACCAGATCCGGTCGCTCCCAGTCTTCCCCGGTGAACGCCATGACCATGTGCGAGTCGGTGCCGCCGGTATAGATCGAGCAGCCGCCAGCCTCTAAGCCGGTCGCGAGAGCCTTGGCATTCGCCACCACGCTTTGCATCAGGTCGGCAAATGCCGGGCTGCCGACCATCTCCAGCTGGACCGCTCGCGCCGCAATGAGATTGGCGCCGGCCGGCCCCTGGAGACCGGGGAAGATCGCCTGGTCGATCGCGTCGCCGAAGCGGCTCTGGGCAAAGACGAAGGCGCCATTTCGCGGGCCGCAGAGTGTCTTCTGGGTCGAGGTCGTCGATACGTCGGAATATGGGACGGGATTGGCATGGAGGCCGGTCGCGATCAGTCCGGCGACATGAGCGATATCGGTGAACAGGAGCGCCCCAACCTCGTCGGCAATCTTCCGAAGTGCTGCGAAATCCATCTCGCGCGGGTAGGACGACGGGCCTGCGATGATGACGTGCGGCCGCAGTTTACGCGCCACATCACGGGCCTGATCGAGGTCGAGTGTCCCCATGGGGGTGACGCCGAAGGACGCGACCTCGCGATTGTAGCCGGTGATGTGGCGCATCGCGCCATGGCTGACATGGCCTCCGGCGAGCTCGTCGAACGTCAGGACCCGAGCGCCATCGGCCGGGAGAACCGCCCGGAATACGGCCACGTTGGCGATCGTCGAGGAGAGTGCCTGGACATTCACGAACTCGGCGCCGAAGAGTGCTTTGGCACGCTCGATCGCCAGCAGCT contains:
- a CDS encoding asparaginase; the encoded protein is MAQGRIAIVGTGGTISSIGRDVFDLHDYDATGKMLDAAEILDRLPRGANDPECYPVPFLSVSSTRIGFPEWRSLVVLCGNIVEQDPGVAGIVILHGTATLEETAFFLHLTLKVDVPVVVVGAQRPWNGLSSDAGLNLRNAIRVAASDEARGLGVLVLLNDEVHSARDVTKGSTTRLHSFHSPVHGPIGQADSDRVVFYRTPTRRRAPDTEFDIAGIEALPRVDILYAYAGSDDVLAKAALAAGAEGIVSAGFAPGSPNPMEAAVLREAAAAGTIIVQSTRAGSGRVLPTTELVAAGFISADDLTPQKARILLALALIRTTDAAEIDRMFRTY
- a CDS encoding aminotransferase class V-fold PLP-dependent enzyme — encoded protein: MTERFLYLDSAYQTPLASSVRDALMRFYTEGYESAGPKSVWLDRIERTRGRVAKLLNAAPGEIAFTKNTSEGMNIAANALPLAPGDNVLLVEGDHPNNAYAFLNLRRKGVEIRFIPLTGETATAEMFEPYVDKRTRAISLSHVTFHAGHRFNLDSIGKFCAEHGLYLVVDAMQSTGVLRLDVKALSASFVGSGCHKGLLTPQGLGILYCKEELEEMQPAYLAFSGLANPPGDLIARADNMALKPGAGRFEIGNFNISDIHALDASLDLIESVGVDAIEAHLYELGDHLIGHLDELGIPLVGPRAAKDRAPHIYVANLPGEGWPEYFASQQVRVTPERDGIRISFGLFNTFEDVDRFAAIVANRGKVDAPAASAPTSLD
- the glyA gene encoding serine hydroxymethyltransferase (catalyzes the reaction of glycine with 5,10-methylenetetrahydrofolate to form L-serine and tetrahydrofolate), whose product is MSGAMNVAISGQPKQADWQRFFSSQASQLGPDIVGLIQDDRELEMRSLNLIASASYCPLGLRQIEGTHLVNRAPIGMPGRRSVGNCEHLDSIELLAIERAKALFGAEFVNVQALSSTIANVAVFRAVLPADGARVLTFDELAGGHVSHGAMRHITGYNREVASFGVTPMGTLDLDQARDVARKLRPHVIIAGPSSYPREMDFAALRKIADEVGALLFTDIAHVAGLIATGLHANPVPYSDVSTTSTQKTLCGPRNGAFVFAQSRFGDAIDQAIFPGLQGPAGANLIAARAVQLEMVGSPAFADLMQSVVANAKALATGLEAGGCSIYTGGTDSHMVMAFTGEDWERPDLVAKLGEYGVLGNAMRAPDHAGQPRTAFRFGTIALTIRGFDAEDFSRLGRELAAVFVAGPTASIDRARVDLFRQLAASHPIPSFID